Proteins encoded in a region of the Streptomyces violaceoruber genome:
- a CDS encoding RNA polymerase-binding protein RbpA, with protein sequence MASGNAIRGSRVGAGPMGEAERGESAPRLRISFWCSNGHETQPSFASDAQVPETWDCPRCGFPAGQDRDNPPDPPRTEPYKTHLAYVRERRSDADGEAILAEALAKLRGEI encoded by the coding sequence GTGGCAAGTGGCAACGCGATCCGGGGAAGCCGGGTCGGGGCGGGGCCGATGGGCGAGGCCGAGCGCGGCGAGTCCGCGCCGCGTCTGCGCATCTCCTTCTGGTGCTCCAACGGACACGAGACGCAGCCGAGTTTCGCGAGCGACGCCCAGGTCCCGGAGACCTGGGACTGCCCGCGCTGCGGCTTCCCCGCCGGACAGGACCGGGACAATCCACCGGACCCGCCGCGCACCGAGCCCTACAAGACCCACCTCGCGTACGTGCGCGAACGCCGCAGCGACGCGGACGGCGAGGCGATCCTCGCCGAGGCACTCGCCAAACTGCGCGGCGAGATCTAG
- the opcA gene encoding glucose-6-phosphate dehydrogenase assembly protein OpcA, protein MKTDLTDTTASKINKALVLGRRAIGTPAVGMVLTLVIVTDEENAYDALKAASDAAHEHPSRTLVVIKRVSRSPRDRTRSRLDAEVRLGADAGTGETIVLRLYGDVVDHAQSVVLPLLLPDAPVVVWWPVNAPLDPAKDPLGALAQRRVTDTYACEEPIRELAARADAYAPGDTDLSWTRITPWRSMLAAALDQVDCEVQSVEVEGEEFNPSCELLAMWLADRLDVPVQRTVSGGPGLTAVRMDTDCGPVVLDRADGSLANLSIQGQPSRAVALKRRETAELIAEELRRLDPDDTYASALRYGVDRLNESAKGDRVGEGDALAVAAPVGTVAKAPAKDAAREKTPVRKAAAK, encoded by the coding sequence ATGAAGACCGACCTCACGGACACCACGGCCAGCAAGATCAACAAGGCGCTGGTGCTCGGCCGCCGGGCCATCGGCACCCCCGCCGTCGGCATGGTGCTCACCCTGGTCATCGTCACCGACGAGGAGAACGCGTACGACGCGCTGAAGGCCGCGAGCGACGCCGCGCACGAGCATCCCTCGCGCACCCTCGTCGTCATCAAGCGGGTCTCGCGCTCGCCCCGGGACCGCACCCGGTCCCGGCTCGACGCCGAGGTCCGCCTCGGCGCGGACGCGGGCACCGGCGAGACGATCGTGCTGCGGCTGTACGGCGACGTCGTCGACCACGCCCAGTCGGTGGTCCTGCCGCTGCTGCTGCCGGACGCGCCGGTCGTGGTCTGGTGGCCGGTGAACGCGCCGCTGGACCCGGCGAAGGACCCGCTGGGCGCCCTGGCCCAGCGCCGGGTCACCGACACCTACGCCTGCGAGGAGCCGATACGGGAGCTGGCGGCCCGCGCCGACGCCTACGCACCGGGCGACACCGACCTGTCGTGGACCCGCATCACGCCCTGGCGCTCGATGCTGGCGGCGGCCCTCGACCAGGTCGACTGCGAGGTGCAGTCGGTCGAGGTGGAGGGCGAGGAGTTCAACCCCAGCTGTGAACTGCTCGCGATGTGGCTCGCGGACCGGCTGGACGTGCCGGTGCAGCGCACGGTGTCGGGCGGCCCGGGTCTCACCGCGGTCCGCATGGACACCGACTGCGGTCCGGTCGTCCTGGACCGGGCCGACGGCTCGCTGGCGAACCTCTCCATCCAGGGCCAGCCGTCCCGCGCGGTCGCGCTCAAGCGCCGCGAGACGGCCGAGCTGATCGCGGAGGAGCTGCGCCGGCTGGACCCGGACGACACGTACGCCTCGGCGCTGCGGTACGGCGTGGACCGGCTGAACGAGTCGGCCAAAGGAGACCGGGTCGGCGAAGGGGACGCCCTCGCGGTCGCCGCTCCCGTCGGGACGGTCGCGAAGGCTCCCGCGAAGGACGCGGCGCGGGAGAAGACACCGGTGAGGAAGGCGGCGGCGAAATGA
- a CDS encoding phosphoglycerate kinase, protein MKTIDELLSEGVAGKRVFVRADLNVPLDGTTITDDGRIRAVVPTVKALADAGARVIVASHLGRPKGAPDPAFSLAPAAARLGELLGADVAFAEDTVGSSAEAVVTGLADGGVAVIENLRFNAGETSKDDAERAAFADKLAGLADVYVGDGFGAVHRKHASVFDLPKRLPHYAGYLIATEVGVLKKLTDEVKRPYVVALGGAKVSDKLAVIDQLLGKADRLLIGGGMAYTFLKAKGYEVGISLLQEDQIPAVQEYIERAEKNGVELVLPVDVLVAPEFPDLKTKAPANPTTVAADAIPADQEGLDIGPETRKLYASKLADAGTVFWNGPMGVFEHPDYAEGTKAVAQALVDAPGFTVVGGGDSAAAVRTLGFDENAFGHISTGGGASLEYLEGKTLPGLAALED, encoded by the coding sequence TTGAAGACGATCGACGAACTGCTCTCCGAAGGCGTCGCGGGCAAGCGCGTCTTCGTCCGCGCCGACCTGAACGTCCCGCTGGACGGCACCACCATCACCGACGACGGCCGCATCCGCGCGGTAGTGCCCACCGTCAAGGCGCTGGCCGACGCGGGCGCCCGCGTGATCGTCGCCTCGCACCTGGGCCGCCCCAAGGGCGCCCCGGACCCCGCCTTCTCCCTCGCCCCGGCCGCCGCCCGCCTCGGTGAGCTGCTCGGCGCCGACGTCGCCTTCGCCGAGGACACGGTCGGCAGCTCCGCCGAGGCCGTCGTTACCGGCCTCGCCGACGGTGGTGTCGCCGTCATCGAGAACCTGCGCTTCAACGCCGGCGAGACCAGCAAGGACGACGCCGAGCGCGCCGCCTTCGCCGACAAGCTGGCCGGCCTCGCGGACGTCTACGTCGGCGACGGCTTCGGCGCGGTGCACCGGAAGCACGCGTCCGTCTTCGACCTGCCGAAGCGGCTCCCGCACTACGCCGGATACCTCATCGCCACCGAGGTCGGCGTGCTCAAGAAGCTCACCGACGAGGTGAAGCGCCCGTACGTGGTCGCGCTCGGCGGCGCCAAGGTCTCCGACAAGCTCGCCGTCATCGACCAGCTGCTCGGCAAGGCCGACCGGCTGCTCATCGGCGGCGGCATGGCGTACACCTTCCTCAAGGCCAAGGGGTACGAGGTCGGCATCTCGCTGCTCCAGGAGGACCAGATCCCGGCGGTCCAGGAGTACATCGAGCGCGCCGAGAAGAACGGCGTCGAGCTGGTGCTGCCCGTCGACGTCCTGGTCGCGCCCGAGTTCCCGGACCTGAAGACGAAGGCCCCGGCCAACCCCACCACCGTCGCCGCGGACGCCATCCCGGCCGACCAGGAGGGTCTGGACATCGGTCCCGAGACCCGCAAGCTGTACGCATCGAAGCTCGCCGACGCCGGCACCGTCTTCTGGAACGGTCCCATGGGCGTCTTCGAGCACCCCGACTACGCCGAGGGCACCAAAGCGGTCGCCCAGGCCCTCGTCGACGCCCCGGGCTTCACCGTGGTCGGCGGCGGCGACTCCGCCGCGGCCGTGCGCACGCTCGGCTTCGACGAGAACGCATTCGGCCACATCTCGACCGGCGGCGGCGCCTCCCTCGAATACCTCGAGGGCAAGACGCTCCCCGGCCTCGCCGCACTGGAGGACTGA
- the zwf gene encoding glucose-6-phosphate dehydrogenase gives MSSSNPLRDPADRRLPRIAGPSGLVIFGVTGDLSRKKLMPAVYDLANRGLLPPGFSLVGFARRDWEHEDFAQVVHDAVKEHSRTPFREEVWQQLIQGMRFVQGTFDDDDAFERLRGTIEELDKAQGTGGNFAFYLSVPPKSFPVVIQQLKKHGLADQTNGSWRRAVIEKPFGHDLKSAEELNAIVHEVFGSDQVFRIDHYLGKETVQNILALRFANTMFEPIWNRSYVDHIQITMAEDIGIGGRAGYYDGIGAARDVIQNHLLQLLALTAMEEPASFDADALAAEKTKVLGAVRLPKDLGRDTVRGQYAAGWQGGAKAVGYLEEDGIDPKSKTDTYAAIKVGIDNRRWAGVPFYLRTGKRLGRRVTEIAVVFQRAPHSPFDTTATEELGSNAIVIRVQPDEGVTVRFGSKVPGTSMEIRDVSMDFAYGESFTESSPEAYERLILDVLLGDANLFPRTEEVELSWKILDPIEEYWDEHGTPAQYPAGTWGPVEADDMLERDGRSWRRP, from the coding sequence TTGTCAAGCAGCAATCCGCTGCGTGACCCCGCAGACCGACGGCTCCCGCGCATCGCGGGGCCGTCGGGTCTGGTCATCTTCGGCGTCACCGGCGATCTGTCCCGCAAGAAGCTCATGCCCGCCGTGTACGACCTCGCCAACCGGGGTCTGCTGCCGCCGGGCTTCTCGCTCGTCGGGTTCGCCCGCCGGGACTGGGAGCACGAGGACTTCGCCCAGGTCGTGCACGACGCCGTCAAGGAGCACTCCCGCACGCCGTTCCGCGAGGAGGTCTGGCAGCAGCTCATCCAGGGGATGCGCTTCGTCCAGGGCACCTTCGACGACGACGACGCCTTCGAGCGGCTGCGCGGCACCATCGAGGAGCTGGACAAGGCACAGGGCACGGGCGGCAACTTCGCCTTCTACCTGTCGGTGCCGCCGAAGTCCTTCCCGGTGGTCATCCAGCAGCTCAAGAAGCACGGACTGGCCGACCAGACGAACGGCTCCTGGCGGCGGGCGGTGATCGAGAAGCCCTTCGGCCACGACCTGAAGTCGGCCGAGGAGCTGAACGCCATCGTCCACGAGGTCTTCGGCTCCGACCAGGTCTTCCGCATCGACCACTACCTGGGCAAGGAGACCGTCCAGAACATCCTGGCGCTGCGCTTCGCCAACACGATGTTCGAGCCGATCTGGAACCGGTCCTACGTCGACCACATCCAGATCACCATGGCCGAGGACATCGGCATCGGCGGCCGGGCCGGCTACTACGACGGCATCGGCGCGGCGCGTGACGTCATCCAGAACCACCTGCTCCAGCTGCTCGCGCTGACCGCGATGGAGGAGCCCGCCTCCTTCGACGCGGACGCGCTGGCGGCGGAGAAGACCAAGGTGCTCGGCGCGGTCCGCCTCCCCAAGGACCTGGGCCGGGACACCGTGCGCGGCCAGTACGCGGCGGGGTGGCAGGGCGGCGCCAAGGCCGTCGGTTACCTCGAAGAGGACGGCATCGACCCCAAGTCGAAGACCGACACCTACGCCGCGATCAAGGTGGGCATCGACAATCGCCGCTGGGCGGGTGTCCCCTTCTACCTGCGCACCGGCAAGCGGCTGGGCCGCCGGGTCACGGAGATCGCGGTCGTCTTCCAGCGGGCCCCGCACTCCCCCTTCGACACGACGGCCACCGAGGAACTCGGCTCGAACGCGATCGTCATCCGCGTCCAGCCCGACGAGGGCGTCACCGTCCGCTTCGGTTCCAAGGTGCCGGGCACGTCGATGGAGATCCGGGACGTGTCGATGGACTTCGCCTACGGCGAGTCCTTCACCGAGTCCAGCCCGGAGGCGTACGAGCGCCTGATCCTGGACGTCCTGCTCGGCGACGCCAACCTCTTCCCGCGCACCGAGGAGGTCGAGCTGTCCTGGAAGATCCTCGACCCGATCGAGGAGTACTGGGACGAGCACGGCACCCCGGCCCAGTACCCGGCCGGCACCTGGGGGCCCGTCGAGGCGGACGACATGCTGGAACGAGACGGACGGAGCTGGCGCCGGCCATGA
- the pgl gene encoding 6-phosphogluconolactonase — protein sequence MSDTPQLVVHRDKELMAEAAAARLITKIVDAQASRGSASVVLTGGRNGNGLLAALAGSPARDAIDWSRLDLWWGDERFLPEGDQERNVTQAQQALLDSVPLDPKRVHAMAASDGPYGSDVEAAAAAYAQELATASVPENHAAVPSFDVLLLGVGPDTHVASLFPEHPGVRETERTVIGVHGSPKPPPIRISLTLPAIRAAREVWLLAAGEDKANAVAMALSGAGEIQAPAAGARGRARTLWLLDSAAASQLPRSLYPPASA from the coding sequence ATGAGCGACACCCCGCAGCTGGTCGTGCACCGTGACAAGGAGCTGATGGCCGAGGCCGCGGCGGCCCGTCTGATCACGAAGATCGTGGACGCGCAGGCCTCCCGGGGCAGCGCGTCCGTGGTCCTCACCGGCGGCCGCAACGGCAACGGCCTGCTCGCGGCGCTGGCCGGCTCTCCGGCCCGGGACGCGATCGACTGGAGCCGCCTCGACCTGTGGTGGGGCGACGAGCGGTTCCTGCCGGAGGGCGACCAGGAGCGCAACGTCACCCAGGCGCAGCAGGCACTCCTCGACTCGGTGCCGCTGGACCCGAAACGGGTGCACGCGATGGCGGCCTCCGACGGCCCCTACGGTTCGGACGTGGAGGCGGCAGCGGCGGCCTACGCGCAGGAACTGGCCACGGCCTCCGTCCCCGAGAACCACGCCGCGGTCCCGTCCTTCGACGTCCTGCTCCTCGGCGTCGGCCCGGACACCCACGTGGCGTCGCTCTTCCCGGAGCACCCGGGAGTCCGGGAGACGGAGCGCACGGTGATCGGCGTCCACGGCTCCCCCAAGCCGCCGCCCATCCGCATCTCCCTGACCCTTCCCGCCATCCGCGCCGCCCGTGAGGTGTGGCTGCTGGCGGCGGGCGAGGACAAGGCGAACGCGGTGGCGATGGCCCTGTCGGGCGCGGGCGAGATCCAGGCCCCGGCAGCGGGCGCCCGGGGCCGCGCCCGCACCCTGTGGCTCCTGGACTCGGCTGCGGCGTCCCAACTGCCGAGGTCGCTGTACCCACCGGCTTCGGCGTAG
- a CDS encoding proline-rich domain-containing protein, with amino-acid sequence MARTRGSWTGRGLTARSLLNPKQVATAVFHPTWIPPSLDPSIERLKRIRVIGGAVASIGVYTLFEGGFDATQLMENALIASVVLLFITPLVVTAMLFVWRRTGTVRQLRVPLLNALKLLLLFVGCVATLVVLVTTINATGNALVIIVGGLTMLWMLGFVVWGAVRVSGNFFGTAAVHRCLPALLATVTSWLMALPDLVTGDLHGLSLTLGIVFILGAPVTVTVIALAEMGRLKRRYGVRLKAHPATLPPVPGHRPPTPGHLPPTGLPHVPPQGNPFGPPYPPAAGGNPYAPGPHHPYTPPPPPYAPHPSGRPNPYAPGRGGS; translated from the coding sequence GTGGCGCGTACGCGCGGAAGTTGGACCGGACGCGGGCTGACGGCCCGGTCCCTGCTCAATCCCAAGCAGGTGGCGACGGCGGTGTTCCACCCGACGTGGATCCCGCCGTCGCTCGATCCGTCGATCGAGCGGTTGAAGCGGATCAGGGTCATCGGGGGCGCGGTCGCCTCGATCGGCGTCTACACCCTCTTCGAGGGCGGCTTCGACGCGACCCAGCTGATGGAGAACGCGCTGATCGCCTCCGTCGTCCTGCTGTTCATCACCCCGTTGGTGGTAACGGCGATGCTCTTCGTCTGGCGGCGCACCGGCACCGTCCGCCAGCTGCGTGTGCCGCTGCTGAACGCCCTCAAGCTGCTGCTGCTCTTCGTCGGCTGCGTCGCCACCCTGGTGGTGCTGGTGACGACGATCAACGCCACGGGCAACGCCCTGGTGATCATCGTCGGCGGCCTGACGATGCTCTGGATGCTGGGCTTCGTCGTCTGGGGCGCCGTCCGGGTCTCCGGCAACTTCTTCGGGACCGCCGCCGTCCACCGCTGCCTCCCGGCGCTGCTGGCCACCGTGACGAGCTGGCTGATGGCCCTGCCGGACCTCGTCACGGGCGACCTGCACGGGCTCAGCCTCACCCTCGGCATCGTCTTCATCCTGGGCGCGCCCGTGACGGTCACGGTGATCGCGCTGGCGGAGATGGGGCGCCTCAAACGACGCTACGGAGTCCGGCTGAAGGCCCACCCGGCGACCCTCCCACCGGTTCCGGGACACCGCCCACCGACCCCCGGCCACCTCCCGCCCACCGGGCTGCCGCACGTACCGCCGCAGGGCAACCCCTTCGGGCCCCCGTATCCGCCCGCTGCGGGCGGCAACCCGTACGCGCCCGGCCCGCACCACCCCTACACACCACCCCCGCCGCCGTACGCCCCGCACCCCAGCGGTCGCCCCAACCCCTACGCGCCGGGCCGGGGCGGGTCCTGA
- the secG gene encoding preprotein translocase subunit SecG, with protein MVLGFSIALIVFSLLLMLLVLMHKGKGGGLSDMFGGGMQSSVGGSSVAERNLDRITVVVGLAWFACIMVLGLLMKANN; from the coding sequence GTGGTTTTGGGGTTCTCGATCGCCCTGATCGTCTTCAGCCTGCTGCTGATGCTGCTGGTGCTGATGCACAAGGGGAAGGGCGGCGGTCTCTCCGACATGTTCGGTGGCGGCATGCAGTCGTCCGTCGGCGGCTCCTCGGTCGCCGAGCGCAACCTCGACCGGATCACCGTCGTGGTCGGTCTGGCCTGGTTCGCCTGCATCATGGTGCTCGGCCTGCTCATGAAGGCCAACAACTGA
- a CDS encoding thioredoxin domain-containing protein, whose translation MVVLSLALGACGTRAKASDADAGEAGRAGAPYASLDDAPEKLGEDGTTIMVGDPDAPVTVHLYEDPRCPVCEEFEQRGGGPVLRDALLRGKVKTEYTLASFLDDRMGGSGSKKAVNALRAALEAGKFTEYHEVLYDNQPEEAVDGFTDAFLLRLAGRVEGLRGPAFDAAVKDMKYRSFVTASEKAYDRAGGPKEPTGPGTPTAVINDVRVPAEYGGLLFDTEGFTSLLALIAQRPQEWGEDLFT comes from the coding sequence ATGGTGGTGTTGAGCCTGGCGCTCGGAGCGTGCGGGACGCGGGCGAAGGCTTCGGACGCGGACGCCGGGGAGGCCGGGAGGGCGGGGGCGCCCTACGCCTCCCTGGACGACGCCCCGGAGAAGCTCGGCGAGGACGGCACGACCATCATGGTCGGAGACCCGGACGCCCCCGTCACCGTGCACCTGTACGAGGACCCGCGCTGCCCGGTGTGCGAGGAGTTCGAGCAGCGCGGCGGCGGCCCGGTGCTGCGGGACGCCCTGCTGCGGGGCAAGGTGAAGACGGAGTACACCCTGGCCTCCTTCCTCGACGACCGGATGGGCGGCAGCGGATCGAAGAAGGCGGTCAACGCCCTGCGGGCCGCGCTGGAGGCCGGCAAGTTCACCGAGTACCACGAGGTGTTGTACGACAACCAGCCCGAGGAGGCCGTCGACGGCTTCACCGACGCGTTCCTGCTGCGACTGGCGGGACGGGTGGAGGGGCTGCGCGGTCCGGCCTTCGACGCGGCCGTCAAGGACATGAAGTACCGCTCCTTCGTGACGGCCTCCGAAAAGGCCTACGACCGCGCCGGGGGACCGAAGGAGCCCACCGGTCCCGGCACTCCGACCGCCGTGATCAACGACGTGCGCGTTCCCGCCGAGTACGGCGGCCTGCTCTTCGACACCGAGGGATTCACCTCGCTCCTGGCCCTGATCGCCCAGCGGCCGCAGGAGTGGGGGGAGGACCTCTTCACGTAG
- the tpiA gene encoding triose-phosphate isomerase, with protein sequence MTTRTPLMAGNWKMNLNHLEAIAHVQKLAFALADKDYDAVEVAVLAPFTDLRSVQTLVDGDKLKIKYGAQDISAHDGGAYTGEISGPMLAKLKCTYVAVGHSERRQYHAETDEIVNAKVKAAYKHGLTPILCVGEELDVREAGNHVEHTLAQVEGGLKDLAAEQAESVVIAYEPVWAIGTGKVCGADDAQEVCAAIRGKLAELYSQELADKVRIQYGGSVKSGNVAEIMAKPDIDGALVGGASLDSDEFVKIVRFRDQ encoded by the coding sequence ATGACCACCCGCACGCCGCTGATGGCGGGCAACTGGAAGATGAACCTCAACCACCTGGAGGCCATCGCCCACGTCCAGAAGCTCGCCTTCGCCCTCGCGGACAAGGACTACGACGCCGTCGAGGTCGCCGTCCTCGCCCCCTTCACCGACCTGCGCTCCGTGCAGACCCTGGTCGACGGGGACAAGCTCAAGATCAAGTACGGTGCCCAGGACATCTCCGCGCACGACGGCGGCGCCTACACCGGCGAGATCTCGGGCCCGATGCTGGCCAAGCTGAAGTGCACGTACGTGGCCGTCGGCCACTCCGAGCGCAGGCAGTACCACGCCGAGACCGACGAGATCGTGAACGCCAAGGTCAAGGCCGCCTACAAGCACGGCCTGACCCCGATCCTGTGCGTCGGCGAGGAACTGGACGTCCGCGAGGCGGGCAACCACGTCGAGCACACCCTCGCCCAGGTCGAGGGCGGTCTGAAGGACCTTGCGGCCGAGCAGGCCGAGTCCGTCGTGATCGCCTACGAGCCCGTGTGGGCCATCGGCACCGGCAAGGTCTGCGGCGCCGACGACGCCCAGGAGGTCTGCGCGGCGATCCGCGGCAAGCTCGCCGAGCTGTACTCCCAGGAGCTGGCCGACAAGGTCCGCATCCAGTACGGCGGCTCCGTCAAGTCCGGCAACGTCGCCGAGATCATGGCCAAGCCCGACATCGACGGCGCCCTGGTCGGCGGCGCCTCGCTGGACTCGGACGAGTTCGTCAAGATCGTCCGCTTCCGCGACCAGTAG
- the tal gene encoding transaldolase, which translates to MTDALKRLSDEGVAIWLDDLSRKRITSGNLAELIDQQHVVGVTTNPSIFQKAISQGDGYDQQLADLAVRGVTVEEAIRMITTADVRDAADILRPVYDNTGGKDGRVSIEVDPRLAHNTHATVAEAKQLAWLVDRPNTFIKIPATEAGLPAIAETIGLGISVNVTLIFSLERYRKVMDAFLTGLEKAKERGLDLSQIHSVASFFVSRVDTEIDKRIDALGTDEAKAQRGKAAVANARLAYQAYEEVFGTDRWAALEKAGANKQRPLWASTGVKDKAYSDTMYVTDLVAPNTVNTMPEATLLATEDHGEITGDAVAGSYEQARADLDAIEKLGISYDEVVQLLEKEGVDKFEDAWNDLLKSTEAELKRLAPSKG; encoded by the coding sequence ATGACAGACGCACTCAAGCGCCTCTCCGATGAAGGCGTCGCGATCTGGCTGGACGACCTGTCGCGCAAGCGGATCACGTCCGGCAACCTCGCCGAGCTGATCGACCAGCAGCACGTCGTGGGCGTCACCACCAACCCGTCGATCTTCCAGAAGGCCATCTCGCAGGGCGACGGCTACGACCAGCAGCTCGCCGACCTCGCGGTGCGCGGGGTCACGGTCGAAGAGGCCATCCGTATGATCACCACGGCGGACGTCCGCGACGCCGCCGACATCCTGCGCCCGGTCTACGACAACACCGGCGGCAAGGACGGCCGGGTCTCCATCGAGGTGGACCCGCGCCTGGCGCACAACACCCACGCCACGGTGGCCGAGGCCAAGCAGCTGGCGTGGCTGGTGGACCGGCCGAACACCTTCATCAAGATCCCGGCGACCGAGGCGGGCCTGCCGGCCATCGCCGAGACCATCGGCCTGGGCATCAGCGTCAACGTCACGCTGATCTTCTCGCTGGAGCGCTACCGCAAGGTCATGGACGCCTTCCTGACCGGCCTGGAGAAGGCCAAGGAGCGTGGCCTGGACCTCTCGCAGATCCACTCCGTGGCGTCCTTCTTCGTGTCCCGCGTGGACACCGAGATCGACAAGCGGATCGACGCGCTCGGCACCGACGAGGCCAAGGCGCAGCGCGGCAAGGCCGCCGTCGCCAACGCCCGCCTGGCCTACCAGGCGTACGAGGAGGTCTTCGGCACCGACCGCTGGGCCGCCCTGGAGAAGGCCGGCGCCAACAAGCAGCGTCCGCTGTGGGCGTCGACCGGTGTGAAGGACAAGGCGTACAGCGACACCATGTACGTCACCGACCTGGTCGCGCCGAACACGGTCAACACCATGCCGGAGGCCACGCTGCTGGCCACCGAGGACCACGGCGAGATCACCGGCGACGCCGTCGCCGGGTCGTACGAGCAGGCCCGCGCGGACCTCGACGCGATCGAGAAGCTCGGGATCTCCTACGACGAGGTGGTCCAGCTCCTGGAGAAGGAAGGCGTCGACAAGTTCGAGGACGCCTGGAACGACCTGCTGAAGTCCACGGAGGCGGAGCTCAAGCGCCTCGCTCCCTCGAAGGGCTGA
- the pgi gene encoding glucose-6-phosphate isomerase, whose amino-acid sequence MNADGRTRLHQTPEWAALVKHREQLGEVRLREMFAADPGRGTGWTLRVGDLHVDYSKHLVTDETLALLQELAAATGVSGLRDAMFRGERINITEDRAVLHTALRAPRDAVIEVDGENVVPKVHAVLDKMAGFADRVRSGEWTGHTGRRIRNVVNIGIGGSDLGPAMAYEALRAFTDRSLTLRFVSNVDGADLHEAVRDLDPAETLFIIASKTFTTIETITNATSARSWLLAGLGGDEKAVAKHFVALSTNAEKVADFGIDTANMFEFWDWVGGRYSFDSAIGLSLMIAVGPDRFREMLDGFHLVDEHFRTAPAESNVPLLMGLLGVWYGSFLGAQSHAVLPYSHYLSKFTAYLQQLDMESNGKSVDREGKPVQWQTGPVVWGTPGTNGQHAYYQLIHQGTKLIPADFIGFARPVDELSEELKAQHDLLMANFFAQTQALAFGKTPDEVRAEGVPEELVPHKTFRGDHPTTTILARELTPSVLGQLVALYEHKVFVQGAIWNIDSFDQWGVELGKVLAKRVEPALTEGADVPGLDPSTGALVAAYRELRGRR is encoded by the coding sequence ATGAACGCAGACGGCCGTACCAGGCTCCACCAGACGCCCGAATGGGCCGCGCTGGTCAAGCACCGCGAGCAGCTCGGCGAGGTGCGGCTGCGCGAGATGTTCGCCGCCGACCCGGGGCGCGGCACCGGCTGGACGCTGCGCGTGGGAGACCTGCACGTCGACTACTCGAAGCACCTGGTCACCGACGAGACGCTGGCCCTGCTCCAGGAGCTGGCCGCCGCGACCGGCGTGTCCGGGCTGCGTGACGCGATGTTCCGCGGTGAGCGCATCAACATCACCGAGGACCGGGCGGTCCTGCACACCGCGCTGCGGGCGCCGCGGGACGCGGTGATCGAGGTCGACGGCGAGAACGTCGTCCCCAAGGTGCACGCCGTGCTGGACAAGATGGCCGGCTTCGCCGACCGGGTCCGCTCCGGCGAGTGGACCGGCCACACCGGCAGGCGCATCAGGAACGTCGTCAACATCGGCATCGGCGGCTCCGACCTCGGTCCGGCGATGGCCTACGAGGCGCTGCGGGCCTTCACCGACCGCTCCCTCACCCTCCGCTTCGTGTCCAACGTGGACGGCGCCGACCTGCACGAGGCGGTCCGGGACCTGGACCCGGCGGAGACGCTGTTCATCATCGCCTCCAAGACCTTCACCACCATCGAGACGATCACCAACGCCACCTCCGCCCGCTCGTGGCTGCTGGCCGGGCTCGGGGGTGACGAGAAGGCGGTCGCGAAGCACTTCGTGGCCCTGTCGACCAACGCCGAGAAGGTCGCGGACTTCGGCATCGACACGGCCAACATGTTCGAGTTCTGGGACTGGGTCGGCGGCCGCTACTCCTTCGACTCGGCCATCGGCCTCTCCCTGATGATCGCCGTCGGCCCGGACCGCTTCCGGGAGATGCTCGACGGCTTCCACCTGGTCGACGAGCACTTCCGCACCGCCCCCGCCGAGTCCAACGTGCCGCTGCTGATGGGGCTGTTGGGCGTCTGGTACGGCAGCTTCCTGGGTGCGCAGTCGCACGCGGTGCTGCCGTACTCGCACTACCTGTCGAAGTTCACCGCGTACCTCCAGCAGCTGGACATGGAGTCCAACGGCAAGTCCGTCGACCGCGAGGGCAAGCCCGTGCAGTGGCAGACCGGGCCGGTGGTGTGGGGCACGCCGGGCACCAACGGGCAGCACGCCTACTACCAGTTGATCCACCAGGGCACGAAGCTGATCCCGGCGGACTTCATCGGCTTCGCCCGGCCCGTGGACGAGCTGAGCGAGGAGCTGAAGGCCCAGCACGACCTGCTGATGGCCAACTTCTTCGCCCAGACCCAGGCCCTCGCCTTCGGCAAGACCCCGGACGAGGTACGCGCCGAGGGAGTGCCCGAGGAACTGGTCCCGCACAAGACCTTCCGCGGCGACCACCCGACGACGACGATCCTCGCCCGCGAGCTGACCCCGTCGGTGCTGGGGCAGCTCGTCGCGCTCTACGAGCACAAGGTGTTCGTGCAGGGCGCGATCTGGAACATCGACTCCTTCGACCAGTGGGGCGTCGAACTCGGCAAGGTGCTCGCCAAGCGTGTCGAACCCGCCCTCACCGAGGGCGCCGACGTGCCCGGCCTCGACCCGTCCACGGGCGCGCTGGTGGCCGCCTACCGGGAGTTGCGCGGCAGGCGATGA